The following are encoded in a window of Halosolutus halophilus genomic DNA:
- a CDS encoding V-type ATP synthase subunit F — MSQEIAVVGSPEFTTGFRLAGVRRFENVPDDDKDAALDDAVTDVLEDEGVGIVVMHDEDLEYLSRNVRQDVETSVEPVVVTIGGGTGGGGLRDQIKRAIGIDLMDEDES; from the coding sequence ATGAGCCAGGAAATCGCAGTCGTCGGCAGTCCGGAGTTCACGACCGGCTTCCGCCTCGCTGGCGTGCGCCGATTCGAGAACGTGCCGGACGACGACAAGGACGCGGCACTCGACGACGCCGTCACGGACGTCCTCGAGGACGAGGGCGTCGGCATCGTCGTCATGCACGACGAGGACCTCGAGTACCTGTCGCGGAACGTGCGACAGGACGTCGAGACGAGCGTCGAACCGGTCGTCGTCACGATCGGCGGCGGCACCGGTGGCGGCGGCTTGCGCGACCAGATCAAACGTGCGATCGGTATCGACCTGATGGACGAGGACGAGAGTTAA
- a CDS encoding V-type ATP synthase subunit E — protein MSLDTVVEDIREEAHARAENIRSEGETRAEEIESAAEADAEEIVATAEQEVEREIEQLREQRLSSAKLEAKQKRLEARRDVLGEVREQVEDELAALEEDTREELTRDLLDAASGEFDAGDDVSVYGRADDKELIESILADYDGYEYAGEYDCLGGVVVESEQSRVRVNNTFDSVLEDVWEDNLREISNRLFEQ, from the coding sequence ATGAGTTTGGATACAGTCGTAGAAGACATTCGAGAAGAAGCCCACGCGCGTGCGGAGAACATCCGCAGTGAGGGCGAGACGCGCGCCGAAGAGATCGAATCGGCCGCCGAGGCGGACGCCGAGGAGATCGTCGCGACCGCAGAGCAGGAGGTCGAACGCGAGATCGAGCAGCTGCGCGAACAGCGACTCTCCAGTGCCAAACTGGAGGCGAAACAGAAACGCCTGGAGGCACGCCGTGACGTCCTCGGCGAGGTTCGCGAGCAGGTCGAAGACGAACTCGCCGCCCTCGAAGAGGACACCCGCGAAGAACTCACTCGCGACCTTCTCGATGCCGCGAGCGGCGAGTTCGACGCCGGCGACGACGTCAGCGTCTACGGTCGCGCCGACGACAAGGAGCTGATCGAGTCGATCCTCGCGGACTACGACGGCTACGAGTACGCCGGCGAATACGACTGTCTCGGCGGCGTCGTCGTCGAGAGCGAGCAGTCCCGCGTTCGAGTCAACAACACGTTCGACTCGGTGCTCGAAGACGTCTGGGAGGACAACCTCCGGGAGATCAGCAACCGACTCTTCGAGCAATGA
- a CDS encoding DUF7096 domain-containing protein, translating to MNSATPALLALLLVCSLVAIPVAAGPGDGAQFQAALQERTTNDAAADETTSRLPLEGETRREYAVFGADLGTLLVTNDDELRTDHAQYVILDREFEEASVDERKAMIERAHERIRERADELEARERRAVIAHAEGDTSTTELLQVVLRNHREAEILSNALLDIEDRADRIPGYSVSTQDDRDELEMHRTPMRERLESAARGQTDDALVVVETTATGPGYTLSYLESDYVRETTRFDNRNGPEWVSEFEDISDAYEHAIQRYPWVFDDKNRGSAEAGSIEAANLYQIQANHDQGQLTAYFGGHTASVYREVQVLNPSSLPTATETTWSENGLEVTVNETPASGPVEVTVRDAETNESVPASVTVDGFAIGETGSDGSIWFAPPAEEYNLTVETESSSIEVEVSDAP from the coding sequence ATGAACAGCGCGACCCCCGCCCTCCTCGCGTTACTTCTCGTCTGCTCACTCGTCGCGATTCCCGTCGCAGCGGGTCCCGGAGACGGGGCGCAGTTCCAGGCAGCGCTACAGGAACGGACGACGAACGACGCGGCAGCCGACGAGACGACCAGCCGTCTCCCGCTCGAGGGCGAGACCAGACGCGAATACGCGGTGTTCGGAGCCGATCTCGGGACGCTACTCGTGACGAACGACGACGAACTCCGGACCGATCACGCCCAGTACGTCATCCTCGATCGTGAGTTCGAGGAGGCGAGCGTCGACGAGCGGAAGGCGATGATCGAACGCGCACACGAGCGGATCAGAGAGCGAGCCGACGAGCTCGAAGCTCGGGAGAGGAGGGCCGTGATAGCGCACGCCGAGGGCGACACGTCGACGACCGAGCTACTGCAGGTCGTGCTGCGAAACCACAGGGAAGCCGAGATCCTCTCGAACGCGCTCCTCGATATCGAGGACCGAGCGGATCGAATTCCGGGGTACTCGGTATCCACTCAGGACGATCGAGACGAACTCGAGATGCACCGGACGCCGATGCGAGAACGCCTCGAATCGGCCGCACGTGGCCAGACCGACGACGCCCTCGTCGTCGTCGAAACGACCGCAACCGGACCCGGGTACACCCTCTCGTATCTCGAGAGCGACTACGTCCGTGAGACGACCCGGTTCGACAACCGGAACGGTCCGGAGTGGGTCAGCGAGTTCGAAGATATCAGTGACGCCTACGAACACGCCATACAACGCTACCCATGGGTGTTCGACGACAAAAACCGTGGATCGGCGGAAGCGGGATCGATCGAGGCGGCGAACCTCTACCAGATCCAGGCCAACCACGATCAGGGCCAGCTCACCGCCTATTTCGGCGGCCATACGGCGAGCGTCTACCGGGAAGTCCAGGTGTTGAATCCCTCGTCGCTGCCGACGGCGACCGAAACGACCTGGTCCGAAAACGGACTCGAGGTCACGGTCAACGAGACGCCGGCGAGCGGACCGGTCGAGGTAACGGTACGCGATGCCGAGACCAACGAGTCGGTACCGGCGTCGGTCACGGTCGACGGATTCGCGATCGGAGAGACCGGCAGCGACGGGAGCATCTGGTTCGCCCCGCCCGCGGAAGAGTACAACCTGACGGTCGAGACCGAGTCCAGCAGTATCGAGGTCGAGGTCTCGGACGCTCCGTGA
- the ahaH gene encoding ATP synthase archaeal subunit H, which yields MPRPEVLERIKSAEEEADDIVALAANDRDERIAEARKRAEEIRTEAEQEAQELKERRLEEAREEIDAECERVLEEGEQEREELAERARDRVDEVTAHVVELFQEDVHAQT from the coding sequence ATGCCGAGGCCAGAGGTTCTCGAACGAATTAAGTCGGCGGAAGAAGAGGCCGACGACATCGTCGCATTGGCAGCAAACGACCGCGACGAGCGAATCGCCGAGGCCCGGAAACGTGCCGAGGAAATTCGCACGGAAGCGGAACAGGAGGCGCAGGAGCTCAAAGAGCGCCGCCTGGAGGAAGCTCGCGAAGAAATCGACGCGGAGTGCGAGCGCGTCCTCGAAGAGGGTGAACAGGAGCGTGAGGAACTCGCCGAGCGCGCCCGGGACCGGGTCGACGAAGTGACCGCCCACGTCGTCGAACTGTTCCAGGAGGACGTCCATGCTCAGACCTGA
- a CDS encoding zinc ribbon domain-containing protein: MKDDDRGCPKCDHTETEIDEISTTGTGLSKFFDIQNRRFMVISCTNCGYSELYRGQSSGTMADLFLG, from the coding sequence ATGAAAGACGACGATCGCGGCTGTCCGAAGTGCGACCACACGGAAACCGAGATCGACGAGATCTCGACGACCGGGACCGGGCTATCGAAGTTCTTCGACATCCAGAACCGTCGATTTATGGTAATCAGTTGCACCAACTGTGGCTACTCGGAACTCTACCGCGGCCAGTCGTCCGGAACGATGGCCGACCTCTTCCTCGGCTGA
- a CDS encoding ATP synthase subunit A codes for MSQAEDIESVDEDGVIESVSGPVVTATDLDARMNDVVYVGDEGLMGEVIEIEGNLTTIQVYEETSGVGPGEPVENTGEPLAVDLGPGMLDSIYDGVQRPLDVLEEKMGTAFLDRGVDAPGIDLEKKWEFTPEVEEGDTVESGDIVGTVPETVTIDHKVMVPPDYEGGEVTSVESGEFTVEETVVELDSGEEIQMHQEWPVREARPAGDKETPTEPLVTGQRVQDGLFPLAKGGTAAIPGPFGSGKTVTQQQLAKWSDADIVVYIGCGERGNEMTEVIEDFPELPDPQTGNPLMARTCLIANTSNMPVAARESCIYTGITIAEYYRDMGYDVALMADSTSRWAEAMREISSRLEEMPGEEGYPAYLAAALSEFYERAGKFQLINGGEGSISVVGAVSPPGGDFSEPVTQNTLRIVKTFWALDADLAERRHFPSINWNESYSLYKDQLDPWWESNVADDWAETRQWAVDVLDEEDELQEIVQLVGKDALPEDQQLTMEVARYIREAWLQQNALHDVDTYCEPEKTYRMLEAIKTFNDEAFEALEAGVPVEEITDVDAIPRLNRMGTAEEWDEFIDEIESDLKDQIRALY; via the coding sequence ATGAGCCAGGCAGAAGACATCGAATCCGTCGACGAAGACGGTGTAATCGAAAGCGTGAGCGGTCCGGTCGTGACCGCCACGGACCTCGACGCCCGGATGAACGACGTCGTCTACGTCGGCGACGAAGGGCTGATGGGCGAGGTCATCGAGATCGAAGGGAACCTGACCACGATTCAGGTGTACGAGGAGACCTCCGGGGTCGGCCCGGGCGAACCCGTCGAGAACACGGGCGAACCCCTGGCCGTCGACCTCGGACCGGGGATGCTGGACTCCATCTACGACGGCGTCCAGCGGCCGCTGGACGTCCTCGAGGAGAAGATGGGGACGGCGTTCCTCGACCGCGGGGTCGACGCCCCCGGGATCGACCTCGAGAAAAAGTGGGAGTTCACCCCCGAGGTCGAAGAAGGTGACACCGTCGAATCCGGCGACATCGTCGGGACCGTTCCCGAGACCGTCACGATCGATCACAAGGTGATGGTCCCGCCCGACTACGAGGGCGGCGAGGTCACGTCGGTCGAGAGCGGCGAGTTCACGGTCGAGGAGACCGTCGTCGAACTCGATAGCGGCGAAGAGATCCAGATGCACCAGGAGTGGCCGGTTCGTGAAGCCCGGCCCGCCGGTGACAAAGAGACGCCGACCGAACCCCTCGTAACCGGACAGCGCGTTCAGGACGGGCTGTTCCCGCTCGCCAAGGGCGGGACGGCGGCGATTCCCGGGCCGTTCGGCTCCGGGAAGACCGTCACCCAGCAGCAACTCGCCAAGTGGTCCGACGCGGACATCGTCGTCTACATCGGCTGTGGCGAGCGCGGCAACGAGATGACCGAGGTCATCGAGGACTTCCCGGAACTGCCCGACCCGCAGACCGGGAACCCGCTGATGGCCCGGACCTGCCTCATCGCCAACACGTCGAACATGCCCGTCGCGGCCCGCGAATCCTGTATCTACACCGGGATTACGATCGCGGAGTACTACCGCGACATGGGGTACGACGTCGCGCTGATGGCCGACTCCACCTCGCGGTGGGCGGAGGCCATGCGGGAGATTTCGAGTCGACTCGAGGAGATGCCCGGCGAAGAGGGGTATCCCGCGTATCTGGCGGCTGCGCTCTCGGAGTTCTACGAGCGTGCCGGCAAGTTCCAGCTGATCAACGGGGGCGAAGGATCGATTTCGGTCGTCGGGGCAGTCTCGCCGCCGGGTGGAGACTTCTCCGAACCGGTCACCCAGAACACGCTGCGTATCGTCAAGACGTTCTGGGCGCTGGACGCCGACCTCGCGGAACGTCGGCACTTCCCCTCGATCAACTGGAACGAGTCCTACTCGCTGTACAAGGACCAGCTCGACCCGTGGTGGGAGAGCAACGTCGCGGACGACTGGGCGGAGACCCGCCAGTGGGCCGTCGACGTACTCGACGAGGAGGACGAACTGCAAGAGATCGTCCAGCTCGTCGGCAAGGACGCGCTGCCGGAGGATCAGCAGCTCACCATGGAGGTCGCACGCTACATCCGTGAGGCCTGGCTCCAGCAGAACGCGCTCCACGACGTCGACACCTACTGTGAGCCCGAGAAGACCTACCGGATGCTCGAAGCGATCAAGACGTTCAACGACGAGGCCTTCGAGGCACTCGAGGCTGGCGTCCCGGTCGAAGAGATCACGGACGTCGACGCGATCCCGCGGCTCAACCGCATGGGCACCGCCGAGGAGTGGGACGAGTTCATCGACGAGATCGAATCGGACCTCAAAGACCAGATCAGAGCGCTGTACTAA
- a CDS encoding ATP synthase subunit B: MKEYQTITEISGPLVFAEVDEPVGYDEIVEIETEDGRTLRGQVLESSEGVVAIQVFEGTGGIDRNASVRFLGETMKMPVTEDLLGRVMDGSGNPIDGGPEIVPEERRDIVGEAINPFSREYPEEFIQTGVSAIDGMNTLVRGQKLPIFSGSGLPHNELALQIARQATVPEEEGGDDEGTEFAVIFGAMGITQEEANEFMQDFERTGALERSVVFMNLADDPAVERTVTPRLALTTAEYLAFEKGYHVLVILTDITNYCEALREIGAAREEVPGRRGYPGYMYTDLATLYERAGRIEGREGSVTQLPILTMPGDDDTHPIPDLTGYITEGQIVMDRDLNSQGIEPPINVLPSLSRLMDDGIGEGLTREDHGDVSDQMYAAYAEGEDLRDLVNIVGREALSERDNKFLDFADRFEEEFVQQGYDTNRSIAETLELGWDLLSMLPKEALNRIDEDLIAEHYREDESEIAEVTADD, from the coding sequence ATGAAAGAGTACCAGACAATCACCGAAATCAGCGGTCCGCTGGTGTTCGCCGAGGTCGACGAACCCGTCGGGTACGACGAGATCGTCGAGATTGAGACCGAAGACGGGCGAACGCTGCGCGGACAGGTACTGGAATCGAGCGAGGGGGTCGTCGCGATCCAGGTGTTCGAAGGCACCGGCGGGATCGACCGCAACGCCTCCGTTCGCTTCCTGGGCGAGACGATGAAGATGCCCGTCACCGAGGACCTTCTCGGGCGGGTGATGGACGGTTCGGGGAACCCGATCGACGGCGGTCCCGAGATCGTTCCGGAGGAACGTCGCGACATCGTCGGTGAGGCGATCAACCCCTTCTCGCGGGAGTACCCCGAGGAGTTCATCCAGACCGGCGTGTCGGCGATCGACGGCATGAACACCCTCGTTCGTGGCCAGAAGCTGCCGATCTTCTCCGGGTCGGGGCTGCCACACAACGAACTCGCCCTGCAGATCGCCCGACAGGCGACCGTGCCGGAAGAGGAAGGCGGCGACGACGAGGGCACCGAGTTCGCAGTTATCTTCGGTGCCATGGGGATCACCCAGGAAGAAGCAAACGAGTTCATGCAGGACTTCGAGCGCACCGGGGCGCTCGAGCGATCGGTCGTTTTCATGAACCTCGCGGACGACCCCGCAGTCGAGCGAACGGTCACGCCGCGACTCGCCCTGACCACCGCGGAGTACCTCGCCTTCGAGAAGGGGTACCACGTGCTGGTCATCCTGACCGACATCACCAACTACTGCGAGGCGCTCCGCGAGATCGGTGCCGCACGCGAGGAGGTTCCGGGTCGCCGTGGCTACCCCGGGTACATGTACACCGACCTGGCGACGCTGTACGAGCGCGCCGGTCGTATCGAGGGCCGCGAGGGATCGGTCACGCAGTTGCCGATCCTGACCATGCCCGGCGACGACGACACCCACCCGATCCCCGACCTCACCGGCTACATCACGGAGGGACAGATCGTGATGGACCGGGACCTGAACAGCCAGGGGATCGAACCGCCGATCAACGTCCTGCCCAGCCTCTCGCGGCTGATGGACGACGGGATCGGCGAGGGACTCACCCGCGAAGACCACGGCGACGTCTCCGACCAGATGTACGCCGCGTACGCGGAAGGTGAGGACCTGCGCGACCTCGTGAACATCGTCGGCCGCGAGGCACTCTCCGAGCGGGACAACAAGTTCCTCGACTTCGCCGATCGCTTCGAGGAGGAGTTCGTCCAGCAGGGGTACGACACCAACCGCTCGATCGCCGAGACGCTCGAACTCGGCTGGGACCTGCTCTCGATGCTCCCGAAGGAGGCGCTCAACCGGATCGACGAGGACCTCATCGCGGAGCACTACCGCGAGGACGAGTCCGAAATCGCCGAAGTGACGGCCGACGACTGA
- a CDS encoding methyltransferase domain-containing protein — MGVLENKARARLFYKYLSKVYDQVNPFVWTEEMRADALSLLDLEDDATVLDVGCGTGFATEGLLEHVDEVYALDQSEHQLEKAYAKFGKRGPPVHFHRGDAERLPFATDTFDVVWSSGSIEYWPNPILALREFRRVAAPGGQVLVVGPNYPDNFLAQRLADSVMLFYDEYEADRMFKTAGFEDVKHIFQGPSYDPDVAITTIARVPE; from the coding sequence ATGGGAGTTCTCGAGAACAAGGCCCGTGCTCGACTGTTCTACAAGTACCTCTCGAAGGTGTACGACCAGGTCAACCCGTTCGTCTGGACGGAGGAAATGCGCGCGGACGCGCTCTCCCTGCTCGACCTCGAGGACGACGCGACGGTGCTCGACGTCGGCTGCGGGACCGGCTTCGCGACCGAAGGGCTCCTCGAGCACGTCGACGAAGTGTACGCGCTCGACCAGAGCGAACACCAACTCGAGAAAGCCTACGCGAAATTCGGTAAACGCGGCCCGCCCGTGCACTTCCACCGTGGCGACGCCGAACGGCTCCCGTTCGCGACAGACACCTTCGACGTCGTCTGGTCTTCGGGTTCGATCGAGTACTGGCCGAACCCGATCCTCGCGCTCCGGGAGTTCCGCCGGGTGGCGGCCCCCGGCGGCCAGGTGCTCGTCGTCGGACCCAACTATCCCGACAATTTCCTCGCACAGCGACTCGCCGACTCGGTAATGCTCTTTTACGACGAGTACGAGGCCGATCGAATGTTCAAGACCGCCGGTTTCGAGGACGTCAAACACATATTCCAGGGGCCGTCGTACGACCCCGACGTCGCGATCACGACGATCGCCCGGGTCCCCGAGTAA
- a CDS encoding type IV pilin N-terminal domain-containing protein: MSRASSPNGGEGGTRGIGPVVGVVALIALTVCLGAVVAAGVGSWTIESTAPTAAFDLAADASTSTITIEHVAGDAIDVEALSVTVTVDGTELASQPPVPFVGADGFDGAPTGPFNAKSDPTWRSGTVAGVTVAETNSPEIERGDPVTVTLVVDGHRIATLETASQ, translated from the coding sequence GTGAGCAGGGCGAGTTCGCCGAACGGCGGCGAAGGCGGGACGCGAGGGATCGGTCCGGTCGTCGGCGTCGTCGCGTTGATCGCGCTCACCGTCTGTCTGGGTGCGGTCGTCGCCGCCGGTGTCGGATCGTGGACGATCGAATCGACGGCACCGACCGCGGCGTTCGACCTCGCCGCCGACGCCTCGACGTCGACCATCACGATCGAGCACGTCGCCGGCGACGCGATCGACGTGGAGGCGCTCTCCGTGACTGTCACGGTGGACGGCACGGAACTGGCCAGCCAGCCGCCGGTGCCGTTCGTCGGGGCCGACGGGTTCGACGGTGCGCCGACGGGACCGTTCAACGCGAAATCGGATCCAACGTGGCGATCGGGGACGGTCGCAGGCGTCACCGTCGCCGAAACGAACAGTCCCGAGATCGAGCGCGGCGATCCGGTGACGGTCACGCTGGTCGTCGACGGCCACCGGATCGCGACGCTCGAAACGGCGAGTCAGTGA
- a CDS encoding V-type ATP synthase subunit C, translated as MNTRGSNPESGTLGASNPEYVIGRVRSRRASLFADEDYRKLVRMGPSEIARFMEESEYEREINELGARFSGVDLIEYALNRNLAKHFQDLLDWSEGRLYALISRYLRKFDVWNVKTIFRGIYTDTDPEEIRTDLIRAGELDDRTVDRLLEVDTIEDAIEVLDRTVYYEPLTEAYEEFEETGALVPLENALDREFYERLLEDVSPGPGQEPREGPEAKYIEFLQAEIDFLNARNALRLSRSGADLDPAAYYIEGGVLFDESELSRLVGNYDELVDHIAENKRYGDRLSGALDRLRGADSLIQFEHALDAALLEYSDTLSSIYPVSVSAVLAYILAKEREVENIRAIARGREVGLSESEIEEELVIL; from the coding sequence ATGAATACGAGAGGCTCAAATCCGGAGTCCGGGACGCTCGGTGCCTCGAATCCCGAGTACGTGATCGGTCGCGTGCGATCGCGCCGAGCCTCGCTGTTCGCGGACGAGGACTATCGGAAACTGGTCCGGATGGGGCCGAGCGAGATCGCGCGGTTCATGGAAGAATCGGAGTACGAGCGCGAGATCAACGAACTCGGAGCGCGCTTCTCGGGCGTCGACCTGATCGAGTACGCGCTGAACCGGAACCTCGCGAAGCACTTCCAGGACCTGCTGGACTGGTCGGAAGGGCGACTGTACGCCCTCATCTCCCGGTACCTCCGGAAGTTCGACGTCTGGAACGTCAAGACGATCTTCCGCGGGATCTACACCGACACCGACCCCGAGGAGATCAGGACCGACCTCATCCGCGCCGGCGAACTCGACGATCGAACGGTCGATCGGCTGCTCGAGGTCGACACGATCGAGGACGCGATCGAGGTACTCGATCGGACGGTCTACTACGAGCCCCTCACCGAGGCCTACGAGGAGTTCGAGGAAACGGGTGCGCTCGTCCCGCTCGAGAACGCCCTCGACCGGGAGTTCTACGAGCGCCTGCTCGAGGACGTCTCCCCCGGCCCGGGACAGGAGCCCCGGGAGGGGCCGGAAGCGAAGTACATCGAGTTCCTGCAGGCCGAGATCGACTTCCTGAACGCCCGGAACGCGCTGCGCCTCTCGCGAAGCGGTGCCGACCTCGATCCGGCGGCCTACTACATCGAGGGCGGCGTCCTGTTCGACGAGTCGGAACTGAGCCGCCTCGTCGGCAACTACGACGAACTCGTCGATCACATCGCCGAGAACAAGCGGTACGGCGATCGGCTCTCGGGAGCCCTCGATCGGTTGCGCGGAGCTGACAGCCTTATCCAGTTCGAGCACGCACTAGACGCTGCGTTGCTCGAGTATTCGGATACGCTCTCGAGCATCTATCCGGTTTCCGTTTCGGCCGTGCTGGCGTACATCCTCGCGAAGGAACGCGAGGTCGAGAACATCCGCGCGATCGCGCGGGGTCGAGAGGTCGGCCTCTCCGAGAGCGAGATCGAAGAAGAGCTGGTGATCCTATGA
- a CDS encoding V-type ATP synthase subunit I — protein MLRPERMSKVSVAGSKGVMPTVIETVHGLNLVHLSDYDGSWAGFDNGNPIEGAEDASEKLVTVRALESTLGLSDADVAPGTIEDDWEERLEEIRTRVNDLDDRRNEVREELRRVEERIDRVAPFADLGIDLDLLSGYESVEVLVGEGSQDDVEAAVAASDDVRAFETFTGGNVVAIVAAPTEDADPGVVDDALVGVEFTRHEVPETEKSPEAYVDELETRKRELESKLDEIDADLEQIRGTEGSFLLRVEEELSIEVQRAEAPLQFATSDHAFIAEGWIPTEEYDTLVGALNDAVGDSVEIEELERADYDRHGAHDRTEDVQKGAPAAADEDESAAEADDEPQKAVTDGGSAVTMGDEPPTVQDNPAPAKPFELLVQAVNRPKYSELDPTIFLFLTFPAFFGFMIGDVGYGILYVAIGAYMATQFDSKGITSLGGVTIWAGVFTILFGIVYGEIFGLHVLGEVIWHDTFNSELLPLNKGLEPAAADFALGWMVISVLAGIVHLNIGYIVDFYENLSHGVKDAVTHSGSWILLLNGIWIWIFSVQGFDAANPEESTKPAFLFETFASDGPFPIGFEGFPVMEVFSVGGFAVGVPLLMAILGLVLLIVGDPVEVVEALDVLVNVFSYTRMAAVLLAKAGMAFVVNLLFFGAYEDPDGEFHFLTNHDPSYVAEHYGEGAEVVFSGLMHSGTAALLGGLVILVLGHILVLALGVTSAGLQAVRLEYVEFFNKFYEGGGENYEPFGHDRNYPEN, from the coding sequence ATGCTCAGACCTGAACGGATGAGCAAAGTCTCGGTGGCCGGCTCCAAGGGCGTGATGCCCACGGTCATCGAGACGGTCCACGGACTGAACCTGGTACACCTCTCGGACTACGACGGCTCGTGGGCGGGATTCGACAACGGCAACCCGATCGAGGGGGCCGAAGACGCCTCCGAGAAGCTGGTGACCGTCCGCGCCCTCGAGAGTACGCTCGGGCTGTCCGACGCGGACGTCGCGCCGGGCACGATCGAGGACGACTGGGAGGAGCGACTCGAGGAGATCCGCACGCGGGTCAACGACCTCGACGACCGGCGAAACGAGGTCCGCGAGGAACTGCGCCGGGTCGAAGAGCGGATCGACCGCGTCGCCCCGTTCGCAGACCTCGGGATCGACCTCGATCTGCTGTCGGGCTACGAGTCGGTCGAGGTGCTCGTCGGCGAAGGCTCCCAGGACGACGTCGAGGCGGCCGTCGCCGCGTCGGACGACGTCCGGGCCTTCGAGACGTTCACCGGCGGCAACGTCGTGGCGATCGTCGCCGCACCCACCGAGGACGCCGACCCCGGCGTCGTCGACGACGCCCTCGTCGGCGTGGAGTTCACCCGCCACGAGGTGCCCGAGACCGAGAAGAGTCCCGAGGCGTACGTCGACGAACTCGAGACCCGAAAGCGCGAACTCGAGTCGAAACTCGACGAGATCGACGCGGATCTCGAACAGATCCGCGGGACGGAGGGCTCGTTCCTCCTGCGCGTCGAAGAAGAACTCTCGATCGAGGTCCAGCGCGCGGAAGCGCCGCTGCAGTTCGCGACGAGTGACCACGCGTTCATCGCCGAGGGCTGGATCCCGACCGAGGAGTACGACACGCTCGTCGGCGCGCTGAACGACGCCGTCGGTGACAGCGTCGAGATCGAAGAGCTAGAACGAGCGGACTACGACCGCCACGGGGCACACGATCGCACCGAAGACGTCCAGAAAGGTGCACCGGCAGCGGCCGACGAAGACGAGAGCGCCGCCGAAGCGGACGACGAGCCACAGAAGGCCGTCACGGACGGCGGATCGGCGGTCACGATGGGCGACGAACCGCCGACGGTACAGGACAATCCGGCCCCGGCCAAGCCGTTCGAACTGCTGGTGCAGGCGGTCAACCGACCGAAATACAGCGAACTGGACCCGACGATCTTCCTGTTCCTGACGTTCCCGGCGTTCTTCGGGTTCATGATCGGGGACGTCGGATACGGGATCCTCTACGTGGCCATCGGCGCGTACATGGCCACGCAGTTCGACAGCAAGGGAATCACCAGTCTCGGCGGTGTCACGATCTGGGCCGGCGTCTTCACGATCCTCTTCGGGATCGTCTACGGCGAAATCTTCGGACTGCACGTCCTCGGAGAGGTCATCTGGCACGACACGTTCAACTCCGAGCTCCTGCCACTGAACAAGGGGCTCGAGCCAGCAGCCGCCGACTTCGCGCTCGGCTGGATGGTCATCAGCGTGCTGGCCGGCATCGTCCACCTCAACATCGGGTACATCGTGGACTTCTACGAGAACCTGAGCCACGGCGTCAAAGACGCCGTCACGCACAGCGGCTCGTGGATCCTGCTACTCAACGGGATCTGGATCTGGATCTTCTCGGTCCAGGGCTTCGACGCGGCCAATCCCGAGGAAAGCACGAAGCCGGCGTTCCTGTTCGAGACGTTCGCCTCCGACGGACCGTTCCCGATCGGCTTCGAGGGCTTCCCCGTTATGGAAGTGTTCTCCGTCGGCGGGTTCGCAGTTGGCGTCCCGCTCCTGATGGCGATTCTCGGGCTCGTGCTCTTGATCGTCGGCGACCCCGTCGAGGTCGTTGAGGCGCTCGACGTGCTCGTCAACGTCTTCTCGTACACCCGGATGGCGGCGGTGTTGCTCGCGAAGGCCGGCATGGCGTTCGTGGTCAACCTGCTGTTCTTCGGTGCGTACGAGGATCCCGATGGGGAGTTCCACTTCCTGACGAATCACGATCCGAGCTACGTCGCTGAACACTACGGAGAGGGTGCCGAAGTCGTCTTTAGCGGCCTCATGCACTCGGGCACTGCGGCCCTGCTCGGTGGCCTCGTCATCCTCGTACTCGGACACATTCTCGTGCTAGCGCTTGGCGTGACAAGCGCCGGCTTACAGGCTGTGCGCCTCGAGTACGTCGAATTCTTTAACAAGTTTTATGAGGGCGGTGGGGAGAACTACGAACCGTTCGGACACGATCGAAATTACCCAGAGAATTAA